In a single window of the Candidatus Polarisedimenticolaceae bacterium genome:
- a CDS encoding AAA family ATPase has product MSGNSASSLVLGVTGPNAAGKGEVSTHLAQRGFTVYSLSDIVREEAAAQGLPPEREHLIRIGTELRRAEGAGVLAERLLPRLHGREVVDSIRNPAEVEVLRRLPNFVLLGVRAPAEVRYARSRSRGRPGDPASFEEFLERERQENRDDPSGQQLDATFRLADRILDNDGALDRLRSAVDRLLNELETADSPR; this is encoded by the coding sequence CTGAGCGGAAACTCCGCGTCGAGCCTCGTCCTCGGGGTCACCGGCCCCAACGCAGCCGGAAAGGGCGAGGTTTCGACCCACCTGGCGCAACGCGGCTTCACCGTCTATTCCCTCTCCGACATCGTCCGGGAGGAGGCCGCGGCGCAGGGGCTCCCGCCGGAGCGCGAGCACCTGATCCGGATCGGCACCGAACTTCGACGTGCGGAAGGGGCGGGGGTGCTTGCCGAGCGCCTGCTGCCGCGCCTCCACGGGCGCGAGGTCGTCGATTCGATCCGGAACCCGGCCGAGGTCGAGGTCCTCCGGCGTCTGCCGAACTTCGTCCTGCTCGGGGTGCGGGCTCCGGCGGAAGTGCGCTACGCACGCTCGCGCTCGCGGGGGCGCCCGGGAGATCCCGCGAGCTTCGAGGAGTTCCTGGAGCGCGAACGGCAGGAGAACCGCGACGACCCTTCGGGGCAGCAGCTCGACGCGACGTTCCGGCTGGCGGACCGCATCCTCGACAACGACGGGGCCCTCGACCGCCTTCGGAGCGCCGTCGACCGTCTCCTGAACGAGCTGGAAACCGCCGATTCGCCGCGTTGA